The following proteins are encoded in a genomic region of Alteromonadaceae bacterium 2753L.S.0a.02:
- a CDS encoding O-glycosyl hydrolase: MNNVPTLRYVRYLCITLFLSVLTLSESNAQSNCVCNWYGQGDWPLCDNQTSGWGYENGHSCIGTDTCNSQGMYSPGGVECGSSSSSSSSSSSSSSSSSSSSSSSSSTTSSSSSSSSSSSSSSSSGGLVSLTLELEDYANQFLFSPLSVQSSSAASGGAYISWPNNGGNQINTTTSTSTNGQVAIDFATSDATSVSISVRASFATGNDDSFFYKLDSGAWQAQNNTQTSSWETINLGNFSVSAGNHTLLILRREDGSLLDSLALTVAAGTISAGGSSSSTSSSSSSSSSSSGTLPVDIQVNRQTEYQTIDGFGAALPMWTANMLTASEVRTLVGMGDNELGLSILRTIVEPDSSIWSRAVDNLTEAKSYGSNLQILASPWSPPANMKSNNSTTDGGKLLTSRYYDYAVHLNNYVEFMAGEGVDIDVVSIQNEPDWHPSYDSCDWTGTELRNFVRDYGDVIQTKVLVGESLRFNRAYTDPSLNDSGALQNFEYVGGHLYSAQSSGTFTRYPLAESRNKHRWMTEWLIHDADGSGAAIWGGNDINVWNETLDSVLASVHQSMDIHWNAYIWWWARRFYSLIGDGESQYGTTKGAILKRGWAFSQYAKFVRPGAVRVASSNNTSLSSVYITAYKQGNETVVVLLNRSNSNHNDLVIDSGLQVTNAQAYTTSRTQNRSASSATVSGSSAVVSVPARSIVTLVMNHN, encoded by the coding sequence ATGAATAATGTGCCTACCCTGAGGTACGTGCGCTACCTCTGTATCACGCTCTTTTTATCCGTTCTTACCTTGAGTGAATCCAATGCTCAAAGTAATTGCGTTTGTAATTGGTATGGCCAGGGCGATTGGCCGCTCTGTGACAATCAAACCAGCGGTTGGGGCTATGAAAATGGCCACAGCTGCATCGGAACCGACACCTGTAATTCCCAGGGTATGTACAGCCCTGGCGGCGTGGAGTGCGGATCGAGCTCCAGCAGCTCTTCCAGCTCGTCGAGTTCGAGCAGCAGTTCCTCCAGCTCGAGCAGTTCGTCATCATCGACGACTTCCAGTTCCTCCAGTTCGTCGAGTTCATCCAGTTCTTCCAGTAGCAGCGGCGGTTTGGTATCGCTAACGCTGGAGTTGGAAGACTACGCCAATCAGTTTCTGTTCAGCCCGCTCAGCGTGCAAAGCAGTTCTGCGGCATCCGGCGGTGCCTATATCAGTTGGCCCAACAATGGTGGGAATCAAATAAATACCACAACGTCGACGAGCACCAATGGCCAGGTGGCTATCGATTTTGCAACCAGCGATGCGACCAGCGTCAGCATTTCGGTACGTGCCAGTTTCGCTACTGGCAATGACGATTCCTTCTTTTACAAATTGGATTCCGGCGCGTGGCAGGCTCAAAACAATACTCAAACCAGCAGCTGGGAAACCATTAATCTGGGAAATTTCAGCGTATCCGCTGGCAATCACACGCTGTTAATTTTGCGTCGTGAAGATGGTTCGCTGTTGGATTCTCTGGCACTCACTGTGGCTGCCGGCACCATTTCTGCGGGTGGCTCCAGTAGCAGTACATCCAGTTCCTCCAGTTCGAGCAGTTCCTCGAGCGGTACGCTCCCGGTGGATATTCAAGTGAACCGACAAACGGAATATCAAACCATTGACGGTTTCGGTGCGGCCTTACCCATGTGGACCGCGAATATGTTAACCGCGAGTGAAGTGCGCACTCTGGTGGGTATGGGCGACAACGAATTGGGTTTGAGTATTTTGCGAACCATTGTCGAGCCGGATAGCTCAATTTGGTCGCGTGCCGTCGATAATCTTACCGAGGCGAAAAGCTACGGCAGCAACCTGCAAATTCTTGCCAGCCCCTGGTCACCACCGGCCAATATGAAGAGTAACAACAGCACCACCGATGGCGGCAAGCTGTTAACCAGCCGCTATTACGATTACGCGGTGCACCTGAACAATTACGTGGAATTTATGGCGGGTGAAGGTGTGGATATTGATGTGGTGTCTATCCAAAACGAGCCGGATTGGCACCCCAGTTACGACTCCTGCGATTGGACCGGTACCGAGCTGCGCAATTTTGTGCGGGACTACGGTGATGTTATTCAAACCAAGGTGTTGGTGGGTGAATCCCTGCGTTTCAATCGCGCCTACACCGACCCCAGCTTGAATGATTCCGGCGCCCTGCAGAATTTCGAATATGTGGGTGGCCACCTGTACAGCGCGCAGAGCAGCGGCACTTTCACTCGCTACCCGCTGGCGGAATCCCGCAATAAACATCGCTGGATGACCGAATGGTTAATTCACGATGCCGATGGCAGTGGCGCTGCTATTTGGGGCGGCAACGACATCAACGTTTGGAATGAAACTCTCGATTCGGTGTTAGCCAGTGTGCATCAGAGTATGGATATTCACTGGAACGCCTACATCTGGTGGTGGGCGCGACGCTTTTATTCACTCATTGGCGATGGCGAAAGCCAATACGGCACCACCAAAGGCGCGATACTGAAACGCGGCTGGGCGTTTTCGCAATACGCTAAGTTTGTGCGCCCTGGTGCAGTGCGGGTTGCTTCGAGCAATAACACCTCGTTAAGTTCTGTGTATATCACCGCGTACAAACAGGGCAACGAAACGGTTGTTGTGTTATTGAATCGTTCCAACAGTAATCACAATGATCTGGTGATCGACAGCGGCCTGCAGGTTACAAACGCGCAAGCCTACACCACATCACGCACCCAAAACCGCAGTGCCAGCAGTGCCACGGTTTCGGGAAGCAGCGCCGTGGTGAGTGTTCCCGCACGCAGTATTGTGACCTTGGTGATGAATCACAATTAA
- a CDS encoding cellulose binding domain-containing protein, with amino-acid sequence MLREHKKRVLILSAALPLLVAGHGMAQSSSSSSSSTSSSTSTSTSSSGGVGGSTWSISMNVCPDISDGSVIVAGDDDRFEFDTENLLGSRVYFQPGNLLGGPELGRGSVISYANGSTETLTMKLETSLRVLVEEVSFPPTGGWDVWSTIELPGVIATGTITQNEPVSLVSLDPAGGPHLSVIHSWISIDTSGSWGGGYGTEACPDDTPPEPPVIECDTGTPSVWGDGYVLSNMTLTNSGETTVNGWTLYLDFIEAPQAEHWWNAEMIESANILAVRPLEWNRRLEPGDSISFGVMGKHNGNFAVPECTVLISDVE; translated from the coding sequence ATGTTAAGAGAACACAAGAAGCGGGTTTTAATTTTAAGCGCAGCATTGCCCTTGCTCGTTGCTGGCCACGGTATGGCGCAGTCTTCCAGCAGCAGTTCCAGCAGTACGTCGAGCAGCACTTCAACCAGCACTTCCAGCAGTGGTGGTGTTGGTGGTAGTACTTGGTCTATTTCCATGAACGTTTGCCCAGACATTAGCGACGGCAGTGTGATTGTTGCAGGCGATGATGATAGGTTCGAGTTCGATACCGAAAACCTGCTCGGAAGCCGAGTGTATTTTCAACCCGGAAACCTGCTGGGAGGGCCGGAACTGGGGCGGGGTTCGGTCATCAGCTACGCCAACGGATCTACTGAAACGCTTACCATGAAGCTGGAAACGTCGCTACGAGTGTTGGTTGAGGAGGTGAGTTTTCCGCCCACCGGTGGGTGGGATGTATGGAGCACCATCGAGCTACCCGGTGTTATCGCCACGGGTACTATTACTCAAAATGAACCGGTAAGCCTGGTGTCTCTTGATCCTGCCGGTGGCCCCCACCTTAGCGTGATTCACAGTTGGATCAGTATCGATACTTCGGGTTCCTGGGGCGGTGGTTATGGCACTGAGGCCTGCCCGGACGACACACCCCCTGAACCTCCAGTAATTGAGTGCGACACGGGCACCCCTTCGGTTTGGGGCGACGGTTATGTGCTTAGCAACATGACGCTCACCAACAGTGGCGAAACGACGGTTAACGGCTGGACATTGTATCTGGATTTTATCGAGGCACCGCAAGCCGAGCACTGGTGGAACGCCGAAATGATCGAAAGTGCCAATATTCTCGCTGTAAGGCCATTGGAGTGGAACCGCAGGCTGGAACCCGGCGACTCGATCAGTTTTGGCGTTATGGGCAAGCACAACGGCAACTTTGCTGTTCCCGAGTGCACGGTGCTGATTTCGGATGTTGAATAG
- a CDS encoding cellulase/cellobiase CelA1 → MQRTIKKCRTHRAAWCASLALLSSLVAVPVLAQYKMENLDRGAIAVPRNDGAMLVSWRWLGQEPDDTAFNIYRNGSRLNNTPITGQTNWVDNGGSSNSSYEIETLINGASESRVAVSVWSDAAKRIPLQRPASGSNESGSYSYSPNDLSVADLDGDGQYEIIVKWDPSNSKDNSQSGYTGNVYLDAYELDGSFMWRIDLGRNIRAGAHYSQFMVYDFDSDGRAELAVKTADGTRDGVGQVIGDSNADYRNSGGYILSGPEYLTMFNGVTGAAMQTIDYVPARGSVSSWGDNYGNRVDRFLGGVAYLDGQNPSLIMSRGYYTRTVIAAWDWYNGQFHQRWVFDSNNAGSATTGQGAHSLTIGDVDGDTRQEIVFGAMTIDDNGTVLNNTGLCHGDALHLTDMNPDNPGLEVFMVHETPGCYNNQGVEMHSGGTGQILWSYSGDGADVGRGVAMDIDPRYLGYEAWASRGGLFSATGQTISSSRPSQMNFGVWWDGDLLRELLDSNFINKWNYNSSNTSRLLSAGDLGATSNNGTKSNPGISADILGDWREEVIWRNSNNTELLLFSTPHESSYRLRTLMHDPQYRVAIAWQNVGYNQPPHPGFYLGDGMSFPPQPNIEIVGEITLPEGMVIQEQATGFCALDGTVDSNNGGYSGVGFANTDNAAGNGVEWQLSVASADNYTLSWRYANGGDSDRAGDLIVDNALSDTLDFATTGSWSTWADQAVSLPLSAGIHRVRLEATSDTGLGNIDYFAIASSDAQAADCNLSSNSSSSSSSSSSSSSSSSSSGQAAFVVEEFDQAFCGVDGSVDSNNPGFTGSGFANTDNASGNGVDYAISVPVAGSYALDFVYANGADARSAVLRVNGSSASSFSFASTSSWTSYGSSQTVNVNLLAGNNLLRLEATNSAGLPNIDSLSVHGNSAAGDCSGSVGTSSSSSSSSSSSSSSSTSSSSSSSSSSASSSSSSSSTSSSSSSSSSSSSSSGSTAGDVVGTVAIDNDWGAGYCATLTVTNNTSSTVSWEVSVAVEGTVGSAWNAEWSQSGNVLTASGVAWNSTLAAGQSTSSVGFCATR, encoded by the coding sequence ATGCAACGCACAATCAAAAAGTGTCGAACGCACCGCGCCGCGTGGTGTGCTTCGCTGGCTCTGCTCAGTAGTCTGGTGGCTGTGCCGGTGTTGGCGCAGTACAAAATGGAAAATCTCGATCGTGGCGCGATTGCCGTGCCACGCAATGATGGCGCTATGTTAGTGAGCTGGCGCTGGTTGGGGCAGGAGCCAGACGATACCGCATTCAATATTTACCGCAACGGCAGCCGTTTGAACAACACGCCCATTACCGGGCAAACCAACTGGGTGGACAACGGAGGCAGCAGTAACAGCAGTTATGAAATCGAAACCCTGATTAACGGCGCTTCAGAATCCCGAGTGGCGGTAAGTGTGTGGAGCGACGCGGCAAAACGCATTCCTCTTCAGCGACCGGCATCGGGCAGCAACGAGAGTGGCAGTTACAGCTACAGCCCCAACGATTTAAGTGTCGCCGATCTGGATGGCGACGGACAGTACGAGATAATCGTAAAGTGGGACCCTTCCAATTCCAAAGATAATTCGCAAAGCGGTTACACCGGCAATGTGTATCTTGATGCCTACGAACTGGATGGCAGTTTTATGTGGCGCATCGACCTGGGCCGTAATATTCGCGCAGGCGCACACTACAGCCAGTTTATGGTGTACGACTTCGACAGCGACGGCCGCGCCGAGCTGGCCGTAAAAACCGCCGATGGTACCCGCGACGGTGTCGGTCAGGTCATTGGCGACAGCAATGCCGATTACCGCAACAGCGGCGGCTACATACTATCTGGCCCCGAGTATCTCACCATGTTTAATGGCGTAACCGGCGCGGCGATGCAAACCATCGACTATGTACCGGCACGGGGTTCGGTCTCCAGTTGGGGGGATAACTACGGCAACCGTGTCGATCGCTTTTTAGGTGGCGTTGCCTATCTGGATGGCCAGAACCCGAGCCTGATTATGTCGCGCGGTTACTACACCCGAACCGTGATTGCGGCGTGGGATTGGTACAACGGCCAGTTTCATCAGCGCTGGGTGTTCGATTCCAATAATGCCGGCAGTGCAACCACCGGTCAGGGCGCGCACAGCTTAACCATCGGCGACGTGGACGGCGATACCCGTCAGGAAATTGTGTTCGGCGCGATGACCATCGACGACAACGGCACGGTGCTCAACAACACCGGCCTGTGTCACGGTGATGCCCTGCATTTAACCGATATGAACCCCGACAACCCCGGCCTTGAAGTGTTTATGGTTCATGAAACCCCCGGCTGCTACAACAACCAGGGTGTTGAAATGCATTCTGGAGGTACCGGGCAGATTCTGTGGAGTTACAGCGGCGATGGTGCAGACGTTGGTCGCGGCGTCGCCATGGATATCGACCCGCGTTACCTGGGTTACGAAGCCTGGGCGTCGCGCGGCGGTTTGTTCAGCGCAACCGGGCAGACCATTTCATCGAGCCGCCCCTCGCAAATGAATTTCGGTGTCTGGTGGGATGGCGACCTGCTGCGTGAACTGCTGGACAGCAATTTCATTAATAAGTGGAACTACAACAGCAGCAACACCTCGCGTTTGTTAAGCGCTGGAGACCTGGGCGCTACGTCCAATAACGGCACTAAATCCAACCCTGGCATCAGCGCGGATATTCTCGGAGACTGGCGCGAAGAGGTGATCTGGCGCAACAGCAATAACACAGAATTGCTGTTGTTCAGCACACCTCACGAAAGCAGCTACCGCTTGCGCACCCTGATGCACGACCCGCAATACCGGGTTGCCATTGCCTGGCAAAACGTGGGCTACAACCAGCCGCCGCACCCGGGTTTTTATCTGGGTGATGGTATGAGTTTCCCGCCCCAGCCCAATATTGAAATCGTTGGCGAAATCACACTGCCCGAGGGCATGGTGATTCAGGAACAGGCCACGGGCTTTTGCGCCCTGGACGGCACAGTGGATAGCAACAACGGCGGCTACAGCGGCGTAGGTTTCGCCAACACCGATAACGCCGCAGGCAACGGTGTCGAGTGGCAGTTGAGCGTTGCCAGTGCCGATAACTACACCCTGAGCTGGCGCTACGCCAACGGCGGCGATAGCGATCGCGCAGGTGATTTGATTGTCGACAACGCTCTAAGTGACACCCTGGATTTTGCCACAACCGGCAGTTGGTCCACCTGGGCCGACCAGGCGGTGTCACTGCCCTTAAGTGCCGGGATACATCGGGTGCGCCTAGAAGCAACCAGCGACACGGGCCTTGGTAATATCGATTATTTTGCCATTGCCAGCAGCGATGCCCAGGCGGCCGATTGTAACCTCAGCTCCAACTCCAGTTCCTCCAGCAGTTCCAGTTCCTCGAGTAGCTCCAGCAGCTCGTCCAGTGGCCAGGCCGCTTTTGTGGTGGAAGAATTTGACCAGGCGTTCTGTGGTGTAGACGGCTCCGTAGACAGCAACAACCCCGGCTTTACCGGCAGTGGTTTTGCCAATACCGATAACGCTTCCGGCAATGGTGTGGATTACGCGATAAGCGTGCCGGTAGCCGGCAGCTACGCGCTCGACTTTGTATATGCGAACGGTGCCGATGCACGTAGCGCCGTTTTGAGGGTGAATGGCTCCAGTGCCAGCAGTTTTAGCTTCGCCAGTACTTCCAGTTGGACCAGCTATGGCAGCTCGCAAACGGTCAATGTCAATCTGCTTGCCGGCAACAATCTGCTGCGTTTGGAAGCCACCAACAGTGCCGGTTTGCCCAATATCGATAGCCTCTCGGTACACGGCAACAGCGCGGCCGGAGATTGCTCCGGTTCGGTGGGCACAAGTTCATCGAGCAGTTCGTCGTCATCGAGTTCTTCCAGCAGTTCCACATCGTCGAGCTCCAGCAGCAGTTCGTCTTCTGCGAGTTCCTCCAGCTCATCCAGCAGCACGTCGTCCAGTAGTTCATCCAGCAGCAGTTCAAGCTCATCCAGCGGCAGTACCGCGGGCGATGTTGTGGGCACTGTGGCAATAGACAACGATTGGGGCGCGGGCTATTGCGCAACCCTGACCGTAACCAATAACACCAGCAGCACAGTGAGTTGGGAAGTAAGCGTTGCGGTGGAAGGTACGGTTGGCAGCGCCTGGAATGCGGAATGGAGCCAGAGTGGCAATGTGTTAACGGCATCGGGCGTGGCCTGGAACAGCACCCTCGCGGCCGGACAAAGCACATCTTCCGTGGGTTTTTGCGCAACGCGTTAA
- a CDS encoding activator of Hsp90 ATPase-like protein has protein sequence MTDDRTLRTSRNLPFSARDIYGAFESADLLAQWWGPQGFTNTFDVFEFTEGGRWQFIMHSPDGQNYANESYFEELLPNTKIVIHHDCPPNFRLTIELHAENEGTLLSWAQAFDDAKTAEAVRQRAGDANEQNIDRLIEVLNKTLRS, from the coding sequence ATGACGGACGACAGAACGCTGCGAACTTCAAGAAACTTACCTTTCTCAGCCAGGGACATTTACGGCGCATTTGAATCAGCCGATTTGTTGGCGCAGTGGTGGGGACCTCAGGGTTTTACCAACACCTTTGACGTTTTTGAATTTACCGAGGGTGGTCGCTGGCAATTCATCATGCACAGCCCCGACGGTCAAAACTACGCCAACGAAAGTTATTTTGAAGAACTGCTGCCTAACACGAAAATTGTTATTCACCACGACTGCCCACCAAACTTCAGGCTTACCATTGAACTTCACGCTGAAAATGAGGGAACTCTTTTAAGCTGGGCACAGGCTTTTGATGATGCTAAAACCGCCGAGGCGGTGAGACAAAGGGCTGGCGATGCCAATGAGCAAAACATTGATCGTCTTATCGAAGTGCTCAACAAAACTTTGCGTTCATAA
- a CDS encoding putative damage-inducible protein DinB, with amino-acid sequence MKNLFQYKAWANAELLYCMALISKEQFPEQWTTAIRLLNHTLVVDKIFIAHIQQLKPEYTASNTPETPTLKALGESINETDNWLIQYVAGLNSDLLDKELCFRFTDGDNGRMSLSEILNHLLIHGAYHRGNIGMVLTACGIERPRDIFTRFLHAEEPGRRLNF; translated from the coding sequence ATGAAAAATCTGTTTCAATACAAGGCCTGGGCTAATGCCGAATTGCTGTATTGTATGGCGCTAATTTCCAAAGAACAATTCCCCGAACAGTGGACGACAGCAATACGCTTGCTAAACCACACTCTTGTTGTCGATAAAATATTTATAGCACATATACAACAACTAAAGCCCGAATATACCGCAAGCAATACTCCGGAAACGCCAACACTAAAGGCGCTGGGCGAATCAATTAATGAAACCGATAATTGGCTAATTCAGTATGTTGCAGGTTTAAACTCCGATTTGCTGGATAAGGAGTTATGCTTTAGGTTTACAGATGGCGATAATGGCCGCATGTCGCTAAGCGAAATACTGAATCATTTGTTAATTCATGGCGCCTACCACCGCGGTAACATTGGAATGGTATTAACCGCTTGTGGTATTGAGCGGCCGCGTGACATTTTTACGCGGTTTTTACATGCTGAGGAACCGGGTAGGCGGCTGAACTTTTAA
- a CDS encoding WD40 repeat protein, translating into MKSVFFCSTLLLSILSIGDESCAQTTLAELRGPYLGQKPPGIIPEAFAPGAVTTEFYEFSGVFAPSMNEFYFIRNGGKYQSPTFVVIKNINNRWLESVVSPWVGQPVFSPDGKTMHFGRRYKERDSSGWSDMKNLGSPFQEIPIMRLSVSAKGSYFFDEFINDGTGSIRYSRLVNGKREAPKLLDDKINSGKSFHPFIAPDESYLIFDSKREGGYGNSDLYISYRHKDGSWGEPINLGDKINTKAWEASATVTPDGKYLFFNRNMGSDKYENVDIFWVDAQFIKTLKKQ; encoded by the coding sequence ATGAAGTCGGTTTTCTTTTGCTCTACACTGTTGTTGTCCATTTTAAGTATTGGTGACGAAAGCTGTGCTCAGACAACGCTTGCCGAATTGCGCGGGCCGTATCTGGGGCAAAAACCGCCCGGAATAATTCCTGAAGCTTTCGCGCCAGGTGCGGTAACTACAGAGTTCTATGAATTCAGCGGAGTCTTCGCCCCGAGCATGAATGAATTCTATTTCATTAGAAACGGGGGAAAATACCAAAGTCCAACATTTGTTGTTATTAAAAATATCAACAATCGATGGCTCGAGTCTGTGGTTTCACCTTGGGTAGGGCAACCGGTTTTTTCTCCCGATGGTAAAACCATGCATTTTGGCCGGCGCTACAAGGAGCGTGATTCAAGCGGCTGGTCAGATATGAAAAACCTGGGCTCCCCCTTTCAAGAAATACCCATAATGCGCCTTTCCGTTTCCGCCAAAGGAAGCTACTTTTTTGATGAGTTTATAAATGATGGGACCGGTTCAATCCGTTACTCTCGCCTTGTGAATGGCAAGCGCGAGGCGCCGAAACTGCTTGATGACAAAATTAACAGCGGCAAAAGTTTTCACCCCTTCATTGCGCCAGATGAATCCTACCTTATCTTTGATAGTAAGAGAGAGGGAGGCTACGGCAATTCTGATCTCTATATCAGTTATCGCCACAAGGACGGTTCATGGGGCGAACCTATAAACCTGGGAGACAAAATAAATACGAAGGCGTGGGAGGCTTCAGCTACCGTAACGCCTGACGGTAAATACCTGTTCTTTAATAGAAATATGGGTTCGGATAAATACGAGAATGTCGATATTTTTTGGGTGGATGCGCAATTTATTAAAACGCTAAAAAAACAGTGA
- a CDS encoding PKD repeat protein — protein sequence MISSKRSYLFGRSLPGFCLAFFLCIFSSYAFSQSCSVSADYWGSGYVLTVTVSNEGSTPLNGWEIELAFEQSPAVTNSWNAELEESGNFVFASNAPYNGNLAPGATTSFGFQGTHNGSFALPTCEFQGLGSSSSSSSSSSSTSSSSSSSSSSSSSSSSGSTSTTSSTSSTSSTSSSSGGSGSCSMSNPSSWPCSFSYESCPYSYSPCGGLPCSGGCGSGGCGWSCGQASSSSSSSSSSSSTSTSSSSSSSSTSSSSSSSSSSNSSTSSSGGDAVFNFGMETDLDSCVSTTGHFVEDTVDYLELFPVLGSRLDLPLTHLDKGEYEAYPANFDQVGAYYANGSDSTLQMDLYIDGTPFTTIEFPPTGSWSTFAWNPRTEVDIELFSGMAVSLIASTAQESLPRLSRVQLSYSYSCGVPWYWGGSGCYGYNVEFSDECPQAPLQGPEFGTANPQASFTSDPQQGHAPLTVALDASASSDPDGDELQYYWGFGASGSDTGVAIYKTFTNVEAQPVTLVVSDGQGGVATSHGEISVLGSNSQPVPVLTVSSETGAAPLTVEASAAGSSDADGDSYFIYYDFGDGSEVVRPAQDEFTHIYTEPGVYTLTLTLDDRTGEPNATASTSKEIVVTSGLECNVSLQSWSNGFVAQVSVGNDASETLYGGYTGVITFSQDVTLSNGWGISSIEADGKEVTFSSSAPIYPGSSSQVGFQGGYPMGSSLTVDSCVVHKNQ from the coding sequence ATGATTTCTTCTAAACGCAGTTACCTGTTCGGGCGGTCTTTGCCCGGTTTCTGTTTGGCATTTTTTCTGTGTATTTTTAGTTCGTACGCCTTTTCACAAAGCTGCAGTGTTAGTGCAGATTATTGGGGTTCTGGCTATGTACTAACCGTTACGGTTTCGAATGAAGGCTCAACGCCGCTTAATGGCTGGGAGATCGAGCTGGCCTTTGAGCAGTCGCCTGCCGTTACCAACAGCTGGAACGCAGAGCTGGAAGAATCCGGCAATTTTGTTTTTGCCAGTAACGCGCCCTATAACGGCAACCTTGCGCCCGGCGCTACAACAAGCTTTGGTTTTCAAGGCACGCACAATGGCAGTTTCGCGCTGCCGACTTGTGAATTTCAGGGACTAGGCAGCTCCAGTTCGAGCAGCTCTTCCTCGAGCTCCACGAGTTCAAGTTCGAGCTCAAGTTCGAGCAGTTCGTCCTCAAGTTCATCGGGTTCCACGAGCACTACCAGCTCCACCAGCTCAACCAGTTCCACGAGCTCGAGTTCGGGTGGTTCCGGCTCGTGCAGTATGTCGAACCCATCGAGTTGGCCATGTTCATTCAGCTATGAAAGTTGCCCTTACAGCTACTCGCCCTGTGGTGGCCTGCCCTGCAGTGGCGGCTGCGGCAGCGGCGGTTGTGGTTGGTCATGCGGTCAGGCTTCCTCGTCGAGTTCCAGTAGTTCTTCATCGAGTTCCACCAGCACCTCATCGAGTTCGTCTTCCTCAAGCACTTCCTCAAGCTCTTCGTCTTCGAGCTCAAGCAATTCGTCAACGAGTTCATCCGGTGGTGATGCGGTTTTTAATTTTGGTATGGAGACTGATTTAGACAGCTGTGTGAGCACCACTGGCCACTTTGTGGAAGACACCGTCGATTACTTGGAACTGTTTCCTGTACTTGGCTCACGGCTTGATTTGCCTCTTACTCACCTCGACAAAGGTGAGTACGAAGCTTACCCCGCTAATTTTGATCAGGTGGGTGCTTATTACGCCAATGGCTCTGATTCAACTCTACAAATGGATCTCTATATTGACGGTACCCCGTTTACCACAATCGAGTTTCCACCAACGGGTTCCTGGAGCACTTTCGCATGGAACCCCAGAACTGAAGTCGATATAGAGTTGTTTAGCGGAATGGCGGTGAGCCTTATCGCGAGCACTGCACAAGAAAGTTTACCCAGATTGAGCCGGGTACAACTTAGCTACAGCTACAGTTGTGGTGTACCTTGGTATTGGGGTGGCAGCGGTTGTTACGGGTATAACGTGGAGTTCTCTGATGAATGCCCGCAAGCACCATTACAAGGGCCTGAATTCGGAACAGCGAATCCGCAAGCCAGTTTCACCAGCGACCCGCAACAAGGGCATGCGCCGCTGACTGTCGCGTTGGATGCCAGCGCCTCCAGCGACCCGGATGGCGACGAGCTGCAGTATTATTGGGGCTTTGGTGCAAGCGGCTCAGATACGGGCGTTGCTATATACAAAACCTTCACCAATGTCGAAGCTCAGCCAGTAACGCTGGTTGTGTCGGATGGCCAGGGCGGTGTAGCGACAAGCCATGGCGAAATTTCCGTGTTAGGTAGCAATTCGCAACCGGTACCCGTGCTAACAGTGAGCTCCGAAACTGGCGCAGCGCCTCTAACTGTAGAAGCCAGTGCTGCAGGTTCTTCAGACGCAGACGGCGATTCCTATTTCATCTATTACGATTTTGGCGATGGTTCCGAAGTAGTAAGGCCAGCCCAAGACGAATTCACCCACATCTACACCGAGCCGGGGGTTTACACTCTTACCCTGACGCTGGATGACCGCACCGGTGAGCCCAACGCCACGGCGAGCACCAGCAAAGAAATCGTTGTAACAAGCGGCTTGGAATGCAATGTAAGCCTGCAGAGCTGGAGTAACGGCTTTGTTGCACAAGTTAGCGTGGGCAACGACGCCAGTGAAACCCTCTACGGCGGATACACCGGTGTAATCACCTTTTCCCAAGATGTGACTCTGAGCAATGGCTGGGGTATTAGCTCAATAGAAGCAGACGGTAAAGAAGTCACTTTCTCTTCAAGTGCTCCGATATACCCAGGCTCTTCATCGCAAGTGGGATTCCAGGGAGGCTACCCGATGGGCTCAAGCCTTACTGTTGATAGTTGCGTTGTTCATAAAAATCAATAA